The segment ACGATAGTATTTATTTCACTGATAGGAGAGCGGAAAATGGTGACAGTGGTGGCCGCCCTCGTGGTGGTCGTCGTCGGGCTGATGGTCGGGGTCGAGCTGGCGGTGGCATTATTCGTCAATCCGATCTGCGGCCGGCTCTCCCGAGACGCGGCGGTGGCAGCCCGCGTTGACGGCGCCCGTGCTCTCGGCCGAGTAATGCCGTTCTGGTACGGGGGATCGGTTGCGATCGCCGCCCTGTGGATGATGCTGATCTGGGGGCAGTCCCAGATGCGGATGGTGCTCCCCGCGGTGGGACTGCTCGTGATCAGCGTATTGATGTCGATCATCCTGTTGGTGCCGATTAATTCGAGGGTGGCCAGCTGGTCGGCAGGGGCCATTCCCGCCGATTGGAAGCAGCAGGTGCGCCGGTGGGATCGCCTGCATTACGCGCGGGTCGTCATCGTGGTCATCGCATTTGTCTTGCTTACCTTGGCTGGTGTCGTCGGTTAGACGCTTCGAGTCGCAGCATGAGAAGTTGCGAATGAGCGAATGATGGGGTGCGCGGGTTCGAAAGGTTGATGCCCGGTGTGGTGATTAGTGATAGACCGCGCTGTAAGCGTTGATCGCCGGCTGGCCGCCGAGGTGCGCGTACAGGACGTTCGAGTCCTTCGGGATATCGCCACTCGAGACCAGGTCGATCAGTCCGGCCATCGATTTGCCCTCGTACACCGGGTCGATGATGACGCCCTCGAGTCGTCCGGTCAGGTAGATCGCTTCGTTCGTCGAGTCGACAGGGATGCCGTAGTAGTCGCCCGCCCACCCTTCGAGAACCGTGATCTCATCGTCGCACAGCTCGCGACCGAGGTCGATCAGCTCGGCCGTGTTGCGGGCGATGCGCGCAACCTGTTCTCTGGTAGCTTCGAGCTTCGCCGAGGCATCGATGCCGATGACCCGACGCGGCCGGTCCTGTGCCGCGAAACCGGCGATGGCGCCGGCAAGGGTAGATCCGGTAACAGCGCAGATGACGACCGTGTCGAAGAAGATCCCGAGCTCGTCCTCCTGCTGCTGGACCTCCTGCGCCCAGTTGGCGAAGCCCAGGCCGCCGAGCCGGTGGTCGGAGGCGCCGGCCGGAATAGCGTAGGGCTTGCCGCCATCGGACTCGACATCGGCAAGGGCCTGCTCCCAGCTGGATTTGAAGCCGATGCCGAAGCCGTCGCTGGAAAGCCGGACATCCGCTCCCATGATGCGGGAGAGCATTATGTTGCCGACCCGGTCGTTGACCGAATCGGGCCAGTTGACCCAGGCCTCCTGGACGACGACCGCCTTCAAGCCCAGTTTTGCGGCGACGGCCGAAACCTGGCGGGTGTGGTTGGACTGGATGCCTCCGATCGACACCAGTGTGTCGGCGCCCTGCGCAAGGGCGTCGGGAATCAGGTACTCCAGCTTGCGGGTCTTGTTGCCACCGAAGGCGAGACCGCTGTTACAGTCCTCGCGTTTGGCCCAGATGCTGGCGCCGCCCAGGTGTTTGGTCAGTCGCGACAGTTCGTGCACCGGGCTGGGGCCAAAGGTGAGCGGGTATCGGTCAAAGTCCTGCAAAGACATAGTGATCCTTTGTGTTGCTGGGTGGTTACGTGGTGGGGCTGCTGTTCATTCAGTTGACGTCTGTTCCATGGCCAACGTCTGCCAGTTATCGCGTACCGCGCGGGCCGCGAGCTCGGCTTCGCCTTGCCGGACGTGCGTCACTATGCGCCTGTGCTGATCAATGGACTCCTGGCCGAGGATGGAACCGAATCGCTGATTTTCCGCCCGCCGCAGCGTGGGCATGACCTGGTCGAGGTGGGATGACAGCAGCTCGTTGTGGCACACCTCGATCGCGACAGCGTGGAACTCGTCGTCCGCGTCAAGTGCGGCAACGGCGTCTTGGGCGGATATCGCCGCGGCGAACTTCTGGTTTGCTTCAACCATCCGGGCGATGTCGGCCTCGGCGAAACGGTCGACTGCCGTGCGCATCGCCAGCTCGTGCAGGGCTGCAGCCACGCTCATCGCCTCGTTTATCGCCTGAGGATCGATGGGCGCAACGATGGTTGATCGGCCTGGCTTGGTCAGCACAAGGCCATTTGCTTCGAGGCGGCCAAGTGCCTCCCGTACCGGCGTCCTGCTGAAGCCAAGCCAGGCGGCAAGGTCCTGATCGTTGAGTGCCTCACCGGGAGCCAGAGTTCCGGTAGTGATGGCTTCGCACAGGGCGTCGTAGGCGAGGTCGCGAAGCAGGACCCGGCCGTGGACATTTCGTTCGGTTGGTATCGGCATGCAATATATTGCACATCGAGTCGAAGCGGTTGTCAACTGTCACGCAGAGGTCAGTGGCTAGCCTGGGGCTAGTTCGGTAAGTCGATCTTTCCCGACGGCCCGCCCCTACCTCACTGTCCCCGGGAGGTCTTCCGCGTACTCTGCAAGCGCTCTCCCATAACCATTGAGCGTAGGGATGAGGGCGTCCAAGGCCGTCCGTAGAGCGTCACCGTAGCGACCTTCGTCATATAGGGCCAGTGCGAGAAACGCCTGACGCGGCGCTTCGTCGTCGCCCGATGCTTGCATTGATTCAAGTATCGATACTGCTTCCGCCGACGCGCCAACATTGCGCAATGTGCTCGCTAGCTGAATGAACACGCGCGTCGCGCGCTCTCCTTCGAGCCCTGCTTCGATCGCGAGACGGTAGGACCGGATGGCTTCATCTTCGAACCCAAGAGCATCGTGCACGCCGCCCCACTCGAATAGCGCTGCGGCATCGCCTTCCGGCCGTTCCGAAGCAAGGACTCTCATTCTCTTAATCGAGCCCTGCGGGTCCGATTCATCGAACTCGTGCTCGTAAAAGTAGTCAATCTTCTGATCCCAGGTCGCATCAATCACCACCTCAGTATGTCAAGTGACGGGACGGGCAGTGGCTCGTCCGGTAAGACCAATCGCTGGCAGGCCTCAGTTATTCGCCTGGCTGGTGCGGTTCGGCGGTGGCTGCACGGGCATTCCACCGTAACGGTTGGCCCGCCTGCGCTGTTCGACCGCACGCTCATGCGCTCCGGCGTCCTCGAAATGGGTCACCGCTCGCAGACATGCCAGCCGGGCGCCCTGCTGGTCTCCGGCTCGGAAAGCGGCATCGGCGAGCAGTTCTTCCGCCTCGCCGCGTGCTTGAGTGGGGAACGTAGGCTCGTTGGTATCGGCGATCCGGCGGAGCAGTGGAACGGCCTGCTCGTCGCTCCCGGCGGCGAAGTAGAGCCGCGCCTCCACCAGCGCCAGCTCCAGCTTCTCCCTTTCGGAGCCGAGCAGGGAGAGCACCTTCTCTGCTTCCCTGTAGTGGTGCCATGCCACTTCCGGATGCCCAGATCGAACCCGCATATCGGCGGCCGCCTTGTGGAATTGTCCCCACAGCGTGATGTTCTCTCGCGGAGAGAAGTACTCCTCCGCGCGTTCGTGGTGTTCAGTGCCCTCGCCTACATCACCGGACAACATGGCGACGTTGCCAGCGACCCAGTGCGCCTTTCCGGCGATCTCTCGGGACTCGATCCGATCAATCAGTTCTACCAGGAGTGTGCACGCCTTCTGGGCCTCCCCGGTCTGGCCACTTTCCTGCAGCGCCGCGATCAGGGCCATGTATGCGCGGGCGAGCGCGTCATTATGATCCGCATGGACCAGGTCGGCAATGGCGAGGTGAGCAAAATGCAGTGACTGCGCAATGCTTCCTGCTCCCAGGTGCGCGGTAGACATCATCGTTTCGACCCGCCCAAGCAACAGGGACGAACCATTGACCACCGGGTCCTCGCGCATCCGAGTCAACTGGGTGAGGCAGGCATCGTAGGCGCCCGCCTCCAACAAATTCTCTGCGCGCAGGTAGGAAAGATTCCACCAGATGCCGAGAAAGCTCTCCTGCTTGGCGAGCCGGGCGCCGTCCTCAGCAAGCTGCGAGCATTTGTCCACCTGCTTGGCCCGAAAAGCCTGTCGCGCGTCTGCCTCGATCTCGACAAGTTCC is part of the Saxibacter everestensis genome and harbors:
- a CDS encoding tetratricopeptide repeat protein, whose product is MIDATWDQKIDYFYEHEFDESDPQGSIKRMRVLASERPEGDAAALFEWGGVHDALGFEDEAIRSYRLAIEAGLEGERATRVFIQLASTLRNVGASAEAVSILESMQASGDDEAPRQAFLALALYDEGRYGDALRTALDALIPTLNGYGRALAEYAEDLPGTVR
- a CDS encoding helix-turn-helix domain-containing protein translates to MFGQTLKEARKARGLTQAQLAGDTYSASYISLLESGRRRPNESIVRDLAVRLNVSPADLMPGSVGALSSMVELVEIEADARQAFRAKQVDKCSQLAEDGARLAKQESFLGIWWNLSYLRAENLLEAGAYDACLTQLTRMREDPVVNGSSLLLGRVETMMSTAHLGAGSIAQSLHFAHLAIADLVHADHNDALARAYMALIAALQESGQTGEAQKACTLLVELIDRIESREIAGKAHWVAGNVAMLSGDVGEGTEHHERAEEYFSPRENITLWGQFHKAAADMRVRSGHPEVAWHHYREAEKVLSLLGSEREKLELALVEARLYFAAGSDEQAVPLLRRIADTNEPTFPTQARGEAEELLADAAFRAGDQQGARLACLRAVTHFEDAGAHERAVEQRRRANRYGGMPVQPPPNRTSQANN
- a CDS encoding DUF1772 domain-containing protein, producing MVTVVAALVVVVVGLMVGVELAVALFVNPICGRLSRDAAVAARVDGARALGRVMPFWYGGSVAIAALWMMLIWGQSQMRMVLPAVGLLVISVLMSIILLVPINSRVASWSAGAIPADWKQQVRRWDRLHYARVVIVVIAFVLLTLAGVVG
- a CDS encoding 1-aminocyclopropane-1-carboxylate deaminase, whose protein sequence is MSLQDFDRYPLTFGPSPVHELSRLTKHLGGASIWAKREDCNSGLAFGGNKTRKLEYLIPDALAQGADTLVSIGGIQSNHTRQVSAVAAKLGLKAVVVQEAWVNWPDSVNDRVGNIMLSRIMGADVRLSSDGFGIGFKSSWEQALADVESDGGKPYAIPAGASDHRLGGLGFANWAQEVQQQEDELGIFFDTVVICAVTGSTLAGAIAGFAAQDRPRRVIGIDASAKLEATREQVARIARNTAELIDLGRELCDDEITVLEGWAGDYYGIPVDSTNEAIYLTGRLEGVIIDPVYEGKSMAGLIDLVSSGDIPKDSNVLYAHLGGQPAINAYSAVYH
- a CDS encoding GntR family transcriptional regulator; amino-acid sequence: MPIPTERNVHGRVLLRDLAYDALCEAITTGTLAPGEALNDQDLAAWLGFSRTPVREALGRLEANGLVLTKPGRSTIVAPIDPQAINEAMSVAAALHELAMRTAVDRFAEADIARMVEANQKFAAAISAQDAVAALDADDEFHAVAIEVCHNELLSSHLDQVMPTLRRAENQRFGSILGQESIDQHRRIVTHVRQGEAELAARAVRDNWQTLAMEQTSTE